One window from the genome of Hoplias malabaricus isolate fHopMal1 chromosome 18, fHopMal1.hap1, whole genome shotgun sequence encodes:
- the chd1 gene encoding chromodomain-helicase-DNA-binding protein 1 isoform X1, whose product MDGRSEDESVSNSSGESSNSDDESGSGSGSGSGSSSSSSSSSSSQSGSSDSGSGSDSGSQSESESEKPKGKNDQDNNPVKIDSSEFWKSNPSILAVQRSAMLRKQQLQQQQQQQQQQQQSSSNSDSDEESSSSDDSDDDSSRKKKSKGSSDSDSESESGSGSGSDSSNSSAEEEEENSEESVSDYEPSHKVKSRKPPNKANAKNGKKSKPAKKKPAGSSSEDEDDYKAISGPRRQATVNVSYKEDEELKTDSDDLMEVCGEDVPPPEEDEFETLERVMATRIGRKGATGATTTVYAVEADGDPNANFNSNKQQGEVQYLMKWKGWSHIHNTWETDDTLKLQNVRGMKKLDNFKKKEQERKKWLKTASPEDVEYLNCQQELMDDLHSQYQLVERIIGHSNQKSAAGYPDYLCKWQGLPYSECSWEDGGLIARKFQRCIDDYMSRNQSKTIPSRDCKVLKQRPRFMPMKKQPHYIGGDGLELRDYQLDGLNWMAHSWCKGNSCILADEMGLGKTIQTISFLNYLFHEHQLYGPFLLVVPLSTLTSWQREINLWAPQMNVVVYLGDINSRTMIRTHEWMHLQTKRLKFNILLTTYEILLKDKSFLGNVSWAFIGVDEAHRLKNDDSLLYKTMIDFRSNHRLLITGTPLQNSLKELWSLLHFIMPEKFHSWELFEEEHGKGRDSGYTSLHKELEPFLLRRVKKDVEKSLPAKVEQILRVEMSAMQKQYYKWILTRNYKALSKGMKGSTSGFLNIMMELKKCCNHCYLIKPPEDNEFYNKAEALQHLIRSSGKLVLLDKLLVRLKERGHRVLIFSQMVRMLDILAEYLKCRQFLFQRLDGSIKGEMRKQALDHFNAEGSEDFCFLLSTRAGGLGINLASADTVVIFDSDWNPQNDLQAQARAHRIGQKRQVNIYRLVTKGSVEEDIIERAKKKMVLDHLVIQRMDTTGKTVLHTGAAPSSSSTPFNKEELSAILKFGAEELFKEPEGEEQEPQEMDIDEILKRAETRENDPGPSTVGEELLSQFKVANFSMMEEEEIDMDTDSNQRNWDDIIPEEQRRRMEEEERQKELAEIYLLPRMRKCAKQISFNGSEGRRSRNRRYSGSDSDSASDRKRPKKRGRPRTIPRENIKGFSDAEIRRFIKSYKKFGGPLERLDAIARDAELVDKSEHDLRRLAETVHNGCVKTLRENPCGPEKTSGGRRGKVKGPTFRISGVQVNAKLVISHEEELAPLHKAIPADPEERKRYTLPCHAKAAHFDIEWGKEDDSSLLIGIYEYGYGSWEMIKMDPDLNLTHKLLPDDPDKKPQAKQLQTRADYLIKLLSKDLAKKEAQRQTGMANSRKRKPRGKKNKAVKPKVEEVPNSLSSAPPSEKSSEDEEDKEEEKEVPTTKPVAARKGRASDRMVKEEEEEEDQEEEEEEDQEQEPEIHVKEPEEKETKEREVKKEVKKEKKEEGKESKERKEPKEKKETKPVEPVHKVDESVQEKSLELKAEVREKIKKADTPVHITAGGETVPVSEESEELDQKTFSVCKERMRPVKAALKQLDRPEKGLSEREQLEHTRQCLIKIGDHITDCLKEYTNPEQIKQWRKNLWIFVSKFTEFDARKLHKLYKHAIKKRQESAQTADQNTITVNTQSFKHTDIERLKENQQDESSRDSYSSDRHHSASRSHEQSKERQSSDSYRKSSDSRKRPYPSFSNGKDHRERERDHYRECQDSRYYSDSKHRKLDDHRSSRDHWSDSSSKDRLHSEHRSHQDHRSHSEHRSSSDYSHHKPSRDYRYHSDWQMEHRASGSGPRSPRDQRSPYDSRSPMGHRSPFEYSSDHKSTPEQVWSSRKT is encoded by the exons ATGGATGGCCGCAGTGAAGATGAAAGTGTTAGCAACAGCAGTGGGGAGTCCAG cAACTCTGATGATGAATCTGGATCGGGCTCTGGCTCCGGCTCTGGCTCCAGCTCCAGTAGCAGCAGCTCCAGTAGCAGCCAGTCAGGGAGCAGCGACTCAGGAAGTGGCTCAGACTCAGGCAGccaatctgaatctgaatcggAGAAGCCCAAGGGAAAGAATGACCAGGACAACAATCCTGTCAAGATTGATAGTTCAGAA TTTTGGAAGTCTAACCCTAGTATCCTGGCAGTGCAAAGGTCAGCCATGCTCAGGAAACAGcagctccagcagcagcagcagcagcagcagcagcaacaacagagcTCCTCAAATAGTGACTCAGATGAG GAGTCCTCTAGCAGTGATGACTCAGACGATGACTCGTCAAGGAAGAAAAAGAGTAAAGG GTCTTCAGActctgattctgagtctgagtctggcTCTGGTTCAGGGAGTGACTCTTCCAATTCTtcagctgaggaagaggaggagaacagTGAAGAGTCCGTTTCAGACTATGAGCCCAGCCACAAAGTCAAAAGCAGAAAGCCACCTAACAA GGCCAATgccaaaaatggaaaaaagagTAAGCCTGCAAAAAAGAAGCCTGCTGGATCTTCATCAGAAGATGAGGATGACTACAAGGCTATTTCAGGTCCTAGACGGCAGGCCACGGTCAATGTGAGCTACAAGGAGGATGAAGAGCTGAAAACGGACTCTGATGATCTGATGGAAGTCTGTGGGGAAGATGTGCCCCCCCCAGAGGAGGATGAGTTTGAGACGCTGGAAAGAGTGATGGCCACGAGGATAGGACGTAAAGGAg CCACTGGGGCCACCACCACAGTCTATGCTGTTGAAGCTGATGGGGACCCCAATGCCAACTTCAACTCAAACAAGCAGCAAGGAGAGGTGCAGTACCTGATGAAATGGAAAGGAtggtcacacattcacaatacATGGGAGACCGATGACACGCTGAAGCTGCAGAATGTGAGAGGCATGAAAAAACTGGACAACTTCAAAAAAAAGGAGCAGGAAAGGAAGAAATG GCTCAAAACAGCATCACCTGAGGATGTGGAATACCTCAACTGCCAGCAGGAACTCATGGATGATTTGCATTCACAGTATCAGCTTGTGGAGAGAATTATTG GTCATTCAAACCAGAAGTCAGCTGCTGGATACCCAGACTACTTGTGCAAATGGCAAGGGCTCCCGTACTCAGAATGTAGCTGGGAAGATGGGGGGCTTATTGCTAGAAAGTTCCAGAGGTGCATAGATGACTACATGAGCCGGAACCAGTCCAAAACAATCCCCTCAAGAGATTGCAAG GTTTTAAAACAGAGGCCTCGGTTTATGCCTATGAAGAAACAGCCACATTACATTGGTGGAGATGGACTTGAGCTTAGGGACTACCAGCTGGACGGCTTGAACTGGATGGCTCATTCTTGGTGCAA GGGCAACAGTTGTATTTTAGCTGATGAGATGGGTCTGGGGAAGACCATTCAGACAATCTCCTTTTTGAACTACTTGTTCCATGAGCATCAGCTCTATGGACCTTTCTTGTTGGTGGTGCCCTTGTCCACCCTCACGTCCTGGCAAAGGGAGATCAACCTCTGGGCCCCACAGATGAATGTGGTGGTCTACCTGGGAGATATTAACAGTAGGACCATG ATCAGAACTCATGAGTGGATGCATCTGCAGACAAAACGACTAAAGTTTAACATCCTCCTCACTACATATGAAATTCTCCTGAAAGATAAG tcatTTCTGGGTAATGTGAGCTGGGCTTTCATTGGCGTTGACGAGGCTCACAGACTGAAGAATGACGATTCGCTTTTGTATAAGACTATGATAGATTTCAGGTCCAACCACCGGCTCTTAATCACTGGAACACCTCTTCAGAACTCTCTTAAAGAACTGTGGTCTCTTCTCCACTTCATTATGCCAGAGAA GTTTCACTCATGGGAGCTGTTTGAGGAAGAGCATGGAAAAGGAAGAGATTCAGGATATACCAGCCTGCACAAAGAGTTGGAGCCATTCCTGCTTCGTAGGGTCAAAAAGGATGTGGAGAAGTCGCTGCCTGCGAAGGTGGAGCAGATCCTCAGGGTGGAGATGAGTGCCATGCAGAAACAGTACTATAA ATGGATCTTGACAAGAAACTACAAGGCCCTGAGTAAAGGCATGAAAGGAAGCACATCAGGGTTCCTCAACATCATGATGGAACTGAAGAAGTGCTGTAACCACTGCTACCTCATCAAGCCACCTGAGGACAATGAATTCTACAACAAAGCTGAGGCCTTGCAG CACTTGATACGCAGCAGTGGGAAGCTGGTCCTGTTGGATAAACTGCTGGTACGGCTAAAGGAACGTGGACACCGTGTGCTCATCTTTTCCCAGATGGTCCGGATGCTGGACATCCTGGCTGAATACCTGAAGTGCCGGCAGTTCCTGTTTCAG AGATTGGATGGCTCCATCAAGGGCGAGATGAGGAAACAAGCCTTGGATCATTTCAATGCAGAAGGGTCAGAG GATTTTTGCTTTCTTTTGTCCACACGAGCGGGTGGCCTAGGCATTAACTTGGCCTCTGCAGATACTGTGGTCATATTTGACTCTGACTGGAACCCCCAGAATGACCTGCAGGCTCAGGCCAGGGCTCACAGGATTGGGCAAAAACGACAG GTAAACATCTACCGTCTGGTGACCAAGGGGTCTGTGGAGGAAGACATTATTGAGAGAGCCAAGAAGAAGATGGTGCTGGACCACCTCGTGATTCAGAGAATGGACACAACTGGAAAGACTGTCCTCCATACTGGTGCTGCCCCATCCAG TAGTTCAACCCCTTTCAACAAAGAGGAGCTCTCTGCTATTCTGAAGTTTGGTGCTGAAGAACTCTTTAAGGAGCCAGAAGGAGAGGAACAGGAGCCTCAG GAAATGGATATTGATGAAATTCTAAAGAGAGCAGAAACCAGGGAAAACGACCCTGGCCCATCGACTGTTGGAGAAGAACTTCTCTCTCAGTTCAAG GTGGCAAATTTCTCTATGATGGAAGAGGAAGAAATTGACATGGACACAGATAGCAACCAGAGGAACTGGGATGACATCATACCAGAAGAGCAGCGGCGGAGAATGGAGGAAGAAGAGAGGCAAAAAGAGTTGGCAGAGATCTACCTGCTGCCCCGCATGAGGAAGTGTGCAAAACAG ATAAGCTTTAATGGAAGTGAGGGGAGACGAAGTCGGAACAGAAGATATTCTGGCTCAGACAGTGACTCTGCATCAGATCGAAAGCGGCCTAAGAAGCGAGGTAGACCTCGAACGATTCCACGAGAGAATATCAAGGGCTTCAGTGATGCTGAAATACGGAG GTTTATCAAGAGCTATAAGAAATTTGGTGGTCCTTTGGAAAG ACTGGATGCTATTGCTCGGGATGCTGAGCTGGTGGATAAATCTGAGCATGACTTAAGGCGCCTGGCTGAGACTGTGCATAATGGCTGTGTTAAAACTCTGAGAGAAAACCCTTGTGGACCAGAGAAGACCTCAG GGGGCAGACGAGGCAAGGTGAAAGGACCTACTTTTAGGATCTCAGGGGTGCAGGTCAATGCTAAACTTGTAATCTCCCATGAAGAGGAACTGGCTCCACTCCATAAGGCAATTCCTGCTGATCCAGAGGAGAGGAAGAG gTATACCCTTCCTTGCCATGCAAAGGCAGCTCATTTTGACATTGAGTGGGGCAAAGAGGATGATTCCAGCCTGCTAATTGGAATTTATGAGTACGGCTATGGGAGCTGGGAAATGATTAAGATGGACCCAGACCTCAACCTCACACACAAG CTCTTACCAGACGATCCTGATAAGAAGCCACAGGCCAAACAGCTCCAAACAAGAGCTGACTACCTTATCAAATTACTTAGCAAGGATCTTGCCAAGAAGGAGGCCCAACGGCAAACAGGCATG GCAAATTCACGAAAGAGGAAGCCACGGGGTAAAAAGAACAAAGCTGTGAAACCGAAGGTAGAAGAGGTGCCCAACAGTCTGTCCTCTGCTCCTCCCTCAGAGAAGAGCTCTGAGGATGAGGAAGACAAGGAAGAAGAAAAG GAAGTGCCCACTACAAAGCCAGTAGCTGCAAGAAAGGGGCGGGCTTCCGATCGAAtggtgaaggaggaggaagaggaggaggaccaggaggaggaggaggaggaggaccagGAACAGGAGCCAGAAATCCATGTCAAAGAGCCAGAGGAGAAGGAGacgaaagagagagaagtaaagAAAGAGGttaaaaaggagaaaaaggaggaaGGCAAAGAgagcaaagaaagaaaagagccaaaggagaaaaaagagacCAAGCCTGTGGAGCCAGTGCACAAAGTGGATGAGTCTGTTCAAGAGAAG tctctagAGCTGAAAGCTGAAGTTCGAGAGAAGATCAAGAAGGCTGACACTCCAGTCCACATCACTGCAGGGGGAGAGACTGTTCCAGTCTCTGAGGAATCTGAGGAACTTGACCAGAAGACATTCAGTGTG TGTAAGGAGCGCATGCGGCCAGTGAAGGCAGCTTTAAAGCAACTGGATCGTCCAGAAAAAGGTCTTTCGGAGCGTGAGCAGCTGGAGCACACTCGCCAGTGCCTGATCAAAATCGGAGACCATATCACAGACTGTCTAAAAGAGTACACCAACCCTGAACAGATCAAGCAGTGGAGAAA AAATCTTTGGATATTTGTTTCCAAATTCACGGAATTTGATGCAAGAAAGCTACATAAATTGTATAAGCATGCAATCAAGAAAAGACAAGAAAGCGCTCAG ACAGCGGACCAGAACACTAtcactgtaaatacacaatcatttaaacacacag ACATTGAGAGGTTAAAGGAGAACCAGCAGGATGAGAGCAGCAGAGACAGCTACAGCTCAGACCGGCACCACTCTGCCTCTCGCAGCCACGAGCAGAGTAAAGAACGCCAGTCCAGTGATTCATACAGGAAGAGCTCGGACAGCAGGAAGAGGCCATACCCCTCCTTTAGTAATGGCAAAGAccacagggagagagagcgagaccaCTACAGAGAATGCCAGGACAGCAG ATATTACAGCGACAGCAAGCATAGGAAGCTAGACGATCATCGGTCAAGTCGAGACCACTGGTCAGACAGCAGCTCTAAGGATCGTCTACACTCTGAGCACCGATCCCATCAGGACCACAGATCACACTCTGAACATCGCTCTAGTTCTGACTACAGTCACCACAAACCCTCTCGGGACTACCGCTACCACTCAGACTGGCAAATGGAGCACAGGGCCTCTGGTAGTGGGCCTCGTTCTCCAAGAGACCAACGATCACCTTACGACTCGCGCTCGCCCATGGGCCACCGCTCGCCCTTTGAGTATTCCTCTGACCACAAGAGCACGCCCGAGCAGGTCTGGAGTAGTCGGAAGACATAA
- the chd1 gene encoding chromodomain-helicase-DNA-binding protein 1 isoform X2 codes for MDGRSEDESVSNSSGESSNSDDESGSGSGSGSGSSSSSSSSSSSQSGSSDSGSGSDSGSQSESESEKPKGKNDQDNNPVKIDSSEFWKSNPSILAVQRSAMLRKQQLQQQQQQQQQQQQSSSNSDSDEESSSSDDSDDDSSRKKKSKGSSDSDSESESGSGSGSDSSNSSAEEEEENSEESVSDYEPSHKVKSRKPPNKANAKNGKKSKPAKKKPAGSSSEDEDDYKAISGPRRQATVNVSYKEDEELKTDSDDLMEVCGEDVPPPEEDEFETLERVMATRIGRKGATGATTTVYAVEADGDPNANFNSNKQQGEVQYLMKWKGWSHIHNTWETDDTLKLQNVRGMKKLDNFKKKEQERKKWLKTASPEDVEYLNCQQELMDDLHSQYQLVERIIGHSNQKSAAGYPDYLCKWQGLPYSECSWEDGGLIARKFQRCIDDYMSRNQSKTIPSRDCKVLKQRPRFMPMKKQPHYIGGDGLELRDYQLDGLNWMAHSWCKGNSCILADEMGLGKTIQTISFLNYLFHEHQLYGPFLLVVPLSTLTSWQREINLWAPQMNVVVYLGDINSRTMIRTHEWMHLQTKRLKFNILLTTYEILLKDKSFLGNVSWAFIGVDEAHRLKNDDSLLYKTMIDFRSNHRLLITGTPLQNSLKELWSLLHFIMPEKFHSWELFEEEHGKGRDSGYTSLHKELEPFLLRRVKKDVEKSLPAKVEQILRVEMSAMQKQYYKWILTRNYKALSKGMKGSTSGFLNIMMELKKCCNHCYLIKPPEDNEFYNKAEALQHLIRSSGKLVLLDKLLVRLKERGHRVLIFSQMVRMLDILAEYLKCRQFLFQRLDGSIKGEMRKQALDHFNAEGSEDFCFLLSTRAGGLGINLASADTVVIFDSDWNPQNDLQAQARAHRIGQKRQVNIYRLVTKGSVEEDIIERAKKKMVLDHLVIQRMDTTGKTVLHTGAAPSSSTPFNKEELSAILKFGAEELFKEPEGEEQEPQEMDIDEILKRAETRENDPGPSTVGEELLSQFKVANFSMMEEEEIDMDTDSNQRNWDDIIPEEQRRRMEEEERQKELAEIYLLPRMRKCAKQISFNGSEGRRSRNRRYSGSDSDSASDRKRPKKRGRPRTIPRENIKGFSDAEIRRFIKSYKKFGGPLERLDAIARDAELVDKSEHDLRRLAETVHNGCVKTLRENPCGPEKTSGGRRGKVKGPTFRISGVQVNAKLVISHEEELAPLHKAIPADPEERKRYTLPCHAKAAHFDIEWGKEDDSSLLIGIYEYGYGSWEMIKMDPDLNLTHKLLPDDPDKKPQAKQLQTRADYLIKLLSKDLAKKEAQRQTGMANSRKRKPRGKKNKAVKPKVEEVPNSLSSAPPSEKSSEDEEDKEEEKEVPTTKPVAARKGRASDRMVKEEEEEEDQEEEEEEDQEQEPEIHVKEPEEKETKEREVKKEVKKEKKEEGKESKERKEPKEKKETKPVEPVHKVDESVQEKSLELKAEVREKIKKADTPVHITAGGETVPVSEESEELDQKTFSVCKERMRPVKAALKQLDRPEKGLSEREQLEHTRQCLIKIGDHITDCLKEYTNPEQIKQWRKNLWIFVSKFTEFDARKLHKLYKHAIKKRQESAQTADQNTITVNTQSFKHTDIERLKENQQDESSRDSYSSDRHHSASRSHEQSKERQSSDSYRKSSDSRKRPYPSFSNGKDHRERERDHYRECQDSRYYSDSKHRKLDDHRSSRDHWSDSSSKDRLHSEHRSHQDHRSHSEHRSSSDYSHHKPSRDYRYHSDWQMEHRASGSGPRSPRDQRSPYDSRSPMGHRSPFEYSSDHKSTPEQVWSSRKT; via the exons ATGGATGGCCGCAGTGAAGATGAAAGTGTTAGCAACAGCAGTGGGGAGTCCAG cAACTCTGATGATGAATCTGGATCGGGCTCTGGCTCCGGCTCTGGCTCCAGCTCCAGTAGCAGCAGCTCCAGTAGCAGCCAGTCAGGGAGCAGCGACTCAGGAAGTGGCTCAGACTCAGGCAGccaatctgaatctgaatcggAGAAGCCCAAGGGAAAGAATGACCAGGACAACAATCCTGTCAAGATTGATAGTTCAGAA TTTTGGAAGTCTAACCCTAGTATCCTGGCAGTGCAAAGGTCAGCCATGCTCAGGAAACAGcagctccagcagcagcagcagcagcagcagcagcaacaacagagcTCCTCAAATAGTGACTCAGATGAG GAGTCCTCTAGCAGTGATGACTCAGACGATGACTCGTCAAGGAAGAAAAAGAGTAAAGG GTCTTCAGActctgattctgagtctgagtctggcTCTGGTTCAGGGAGTGACTCTTCCAATTCTtcagctgaggaagaggaggagaacagTGAAGAGTCCGTTTCAGACTATGAGCCCAGCCACAAAGTCAAAAGCAGAAAGCCACCTAACAA GGCCAATgccaaaaatggaaaaaagagTAAGCCTGCAAAAAAGAAGCCTGCTGGATCTTCATCAGAAGATGAGGATGACTACAAGGCTATTTCAGGTCCTAGACGGCAGGCCACGGTCAATGTGAGCTACAAGGAGGATGAAGAGCTGAAAACGGACTCTGATGATCTGATGGAAGTCTGTGGGGAAGATGTGCCCCCCCCAGAGGAGGATGAGTTTGAGACGCTGGAAAGAGTGATGGCCACGAGGATAGGACGTAAAGGAg CCACTGGGGCCACCACCACAGTCTATGCTGTTGAAGCTGATGGGGACCCCAATGCCAACTTCAACTCAAACAAGCAGCAAGGAGAGGTGCAGTACCTGATGAAATGGAAAGGAtggtcacacattcacaatacATGGGAGACCGATGACACGCTGAAGCTGCAGAATGTGAGAGGCATGAAAAAACTGGACAACTTCAAAAAAAAGGAGCAGGAAAGGAAGAAATG GCTCAAAACAGCATCACCTGAGGATGTGGAATACCTCAACTGCCAGCAGGAACTCATGGATGATTTGCATTCACAGTATCAGCTTGTGGAGAGAATTATTG GTCATTCAAACCAGAAGTCAGCTGCTGGATACCCAGACTACTTGTGCAAATGGCAAGGGCTCCCGTACTCAGAATGTAGCTGGGAAGATGGGGGGCTTATTGCTAGAAAGTTCCAGAGGTGCATAGATGACTACATGAGCCGGAACCAGTCCAAAACAATCCCCTCAAGAGATTGCAAG GTTTTAAAACAGAGGCCTCGGTTTATGCCTATGAAGAAACAGCCACATTACATTGGTGGAGATGGACTTGAGCTTAGGGACTACCAGCTGGACGGCTTGAACTGGATGGCTCATTCTTGGTGCAA GGGCAACAGTTGTATTTTAGCTGATGAGATGGGTCTGGGGAAGACCATTCAGACAATCTCCTTTTTGAACTACTTGTTCCATGAGCATCAGCTCTATGGACCTTTCTTGTTGGTGGTGCCCTTGTCCACCCTCACGTCCTGGCAAAGGGAGATCAACCTCTGGGCCCCACAGATGAATGTGGTGGTCTACCTGGGAGATATTAACAGTAGGACCATG ATCAGAACTCATGAGTGGATGCATCTGCAGACAAAACGACTAAAGTTTAACATCCTCCTCACTACATATGAAATTCTCCTGAAAGATAAG tcatTTCTGGGTAATGTGAGCTGGGCTTTCATTGGCGTTGACGAGGCTCACAGACTGAAGAATGACGATTCGCTTTTGTATAAGACTATGATAGATTTCAGGTCCAACCACCGGCTCTTAATCACTGGAACACCTCTTCAGAACTCTCTTAAAGAACTGTGGTCTCTTCTCCACTTCATTATGCCAGAGAA GTTTCACTCATGGGAGCTGTTTGAGGAAGAGCATGGAAAAGGAAGAGATTCAGGATATACCAGCCTGCACAAAGAGTTGGAGCCATTCCTGCTTCGTAGGGTCAAAAAGGATGTGGAGAAGTCGCTGCCTGCGAAGGTGGAGCAGATCCTCAGGGTGGAGATGAGTGCCATGCAGAAACAGTACTATAA ATGGATCTTGACAAGAAACTACAAGGCCCTGAGTAAAGGCATGAAAGGAAGCACATCAGGGTTCCTCAACATCATGATGGAACTGAAGAAGTGCTGTAACCACTGCTACCTCATCAAGCCACCTGAGGACAATGAATTCTACAACAAAGCTGAGGCCTTGCAG CACTTGATACGCAGCAGTGGGAAGCTGGTCCTGTTGGATAAACTGCTGGTACGGCTAAAGGAACGTGGACACCGTGTGCTCATCTTTTCCCAGATGGTCCGGATGCTGGACATCCTGGCTGAATACCTGAAGTGCCGGCAGTTCCTGTTTCAG AGATTGGATGGCTCCATCAAGGGCGAGATGAGGAAACAAGCCTTGGATCATTTCAATGCAGAAGGGTCAGAG GATTTTTGCTTTCTTTTGTCCACACGAGCGGGTGGCCTAGGCATTAACTTGGCCTCTGCAGATACTGTGGTCATATTTGACTCTGACTGGAACCCCCAGAATGACCTGCAGGCTCAGGCCAGGGCTCACAGGATTGGGCAAAAACGACAG GTAAACATCTACCGTCTGGTGACCAAGGGGTCTGTGGAGGAAGACATTATTGAGAGAGCCAAGAAGAAGATGGTGCTGGACCACCTCGTGATTCAGAGAATGGACACAACTGGAAAGACTGTCCTCCATACTGGTGCTGCCCCATCCAG TTCAACCCCTTTCAACAAAGAGGAGCTCTCTGCTATTCTGAAGTTTGGTGCTGAAGAACTCTTTAAGGAGCCAGAAGGAGAGGAACAGGAGCCTCAG GAAATGGATATTGATGAAATTCTAAAGAGAGCAGAAACCAGGGAAAACGACCCTGGCCCATCGACTGTTGGAGAAGAACTTCTCTCTCAGTTCAAG GTGGCAAATTTCTCTATGATGGAAGAGGAAGAAATTGACATGGACACAGATAGCAACCAGAGGAACTGGGATGACATCATACCAGAAGAGCAGCGGCGGAGAATGGAGGAAGAAGAGAGGCAAAAAGAGTTGGCAGAGATCTACCTGCTGCCCCGCATGAGGAAGTGTGCAAAACAG ATAAGCTTTAATGGAAGTGAGGGGAGACGAAGTCGGAACAGAAGATATTCTGGCTCAGACAGTGACTCTGCATCAGATCGAAAGCGGCCTAAGAAGCGAGGTAGACCTCGAACGATTCCACGAGAGAATATCAAGGGCTTCAGTGATGCTGAAATACGGAG GTTTATCAAGAGCTATAAGAAATTTGGTGGTCCTTTGGAAAG ACTGGATGCTATTGCTCGGGATGCTGAGCTGGTGGATAAATCTGAGCATGACTTAAGGCGCCTGGCTGAGACTGTGCATAATGGCTGTGTTAAAACTCTGAGAGAAAACCCTTGTGGACCAGAGAAGACCTCAG GGGGCAGACGAGGCAAGGTGAAAGGACCTACTTTTAGGATCTCAGGGGTGCAGGTCAATGCTAAACTTGTAATCTCCCATGAAGAGGAACTGGCTCCACTCCATAAGGCAATTCCTGCTGATCCAGAGGAGAGGAAGAG gTATACCCTTCCTTGCCATGCAAAGGCAGCTCATTTTGACATTGAGTGGGGCAAAGAGGATGATTCCAGCCTGCTAATTGGAATTTATGAGTACGGCTATGGGAGCTGGGAAATGATTAAGATGGACCCAGACCTCAACCTCACACACAAG CTCTTACCAGACGATCCTGATAAGAAGCCACAGGCCAAACAGCTCCAAACAAGAGCTGACTACCTTATCAAATTACTTAGCAAGGATCTTGCCAAGAAGGAGGCCCAACGGCAAACAGGCATG GCAAATTCACGAAAGAGGAAGCCACGGGGTAAAAAGAACAAAGCTGTGAAACCGAAGGTAGAAGAGGTGCCCAACAGTCTGTCCTCTGCTCCTCCCTCAGAGAAGAGCTCTGAGGATGAGGAAGACAAGGAAGAAGAAAAG GAAGTGCCCACTACAAAGCCAGTAGCTGCAAGAAAGGGGCGGGCTTCCGATCGAAtggtgaaggaggaggaagaggaggaggaccaggaggaggaggaggaggaggaccagGAACAGGAGCCAGAAATCCATGTCAAAGAGCCAGAGGAGAAGGAGacgaaagagagagaagtaaagAAAGAGGttaaaaaggagaaaaaggaggaaGGCAAAGAgagcaaagaaagaaaagagccaaaggagaaaaaagagacCAAGCCTGTGGAGCCAGTGCACAAAGTGGATGAGTCTGTTCAAGAGAAG tctctagAGCTGAAAGCTGAAGTTCGAGAGAAGATCAAGAAGGCTGACACTCCAGTCCACATCACTGCAGGGGGAGAGACTGTTCCAGTCTCTGAGGAATCTGAGGAACTTGACCAGAAGACATTCAGTGTG TGTAAGGAGCGCATGCGGCCAGTGAAGGCAGCTTTAAAGCAACTGGATCGTCCAGAAAAAGGTCTTTCGGAGCGTGAGCAGCTGGAGCACACTCGCCAGTGCCTGATCAAAATCGGAGACCATATCACAGACTGTCTAAAAGAGTACACCAACCCTGAACAGATCAAGCAGTGGAGAAA AAATCTTTGGATATTTGTTTCCAAATTCACGGAATTTGATGCAAGAAAGCTACATAAATTGTATAAGCATGCAATCAAGAAAAGACAAGAAAGCGCTCAG ACAGCGGACCAGAACACTAtcactgtaaatacacaatcatttaaacacacag ACATTGAGAGGTTAAAGGAGAACCAGCAGGATGAGAGCAGCAGAGACAGCTACAGCTCAGACCGGCACCACTCTGCCTCTCGCAGCCACGAGCAGAGTAAAGAACGCCAGTCCAGTGATTCATACAGGAAGAGCTCGGACAGCAGGAAGAGGCCATACCCCTCCTTTAGTAATGGCAAAGAccacagggagagagagcgagaccaCTACAGAGAATGCCAGGACAGCAG ATATTACAGCGACAGCAAGCATAGGAAGCTAGACGATCATCGGTCAAGTCGAGACCACTGGTCAGACAGCAGCTCTAAGGATCGTCTACACTCTGAGCACCGATCCCATCAGGACCACAGATCACACTCTGAACATCGCTCTAGTTCTGACTACAGTCACCACAAACCCTCTCGGGACTACCGCTACCACTCAGACTGGCAAATGGAGCACAGGGCCTCTGGTAGTGGGCCTCGTTCTCCAAGAGACCAACGATCACCTTACGACTCGCGCTCGCCCATGGGCCACCGCTCGCCCTTTGAGTATTCCTCTGACCACAAGAGCACGCCCGAGCAGGTCTGGAGTAGTCGGAAGACATAA